One window of the Methylovirgula sp. HY1 genome contains the following:
- the cynS gene encoding cyanase has product MIREELTEKILDIKREKGWTWKHITTEIGGMSEVLVVGALLGQMKLVKPLAAKAAELFGLSEVEARMLNEVPYRGMPMPPTDPLLYRFYELVMVNGPAWKALIEEEFGDGIMSAIDFDMQMERLPNVKGDRVKLTMSGKFLPYKYYGNEQGIPEVGFKED; this is encoded by the coding sequence ATGATCCGCGAAGAGCTCACTGAAAAGATTCTCGACATCAAGCGCGAGAAGGGATGGACCTGGAAACATATCACCACTGAGATCGGCGGCATGTCGGAAGTGCTTGTCGTAGGTGCCTTGCTCGGCCAGATGAAACTGGTCAAGCCCTTGGCGGCGAAGGCGGCGGAGCTCTTCGGCCTTTCCGAAGTGGAAGCGCGGATGCTGAACGAGGTGCCCTATCGCGGCATGCCGATGCCGCCGACCGATCCATTGCTCTATCGCTTCTATGAGCTGGTGATGGTCAATGGGCCGGCCTGGAAGGCTTTGATCGAGGAGGAGTTCGGCGACGGCATCATGTCGGCGATCGATTTCGACATGCAAATGGAGCGTCTGCCCAACGTCAAGGGCGATCGTGTGAAGCTCACGATGAGCGGAAAATTCCTCCCCTACAAATATTATGGGAACGAGCAGGGGATTCCCGAGGTTGGCTTCAAGGAAGATTGA
- a CDS encoding NRAMP family divalent metal transporter has product MTQHLNPPNVAQSAVLDDAHVGHIHGAFGTILKGDQGPRTSWKHRVTTLLAIIGPGLIVMVGDNDAGAFATYGQAGQNYGTALLWTLTLLIPVLYVNQEMVLRLGAVTGVGHARLIFERFGKFWGAFSVIDLFLLNGLTIVTEFIGIALALGYLGIDKTTGVVISAALVMIAVSTGDFRRFERFAMALVFASLLLVPLYFMVHPPLAQVARDFVVPQLPKGGKLSDVMLLIIGIVGTTVAPWQLFFQQSYVIDKRITPRFIRYERLDLWIGIALVIIGGGAIMAFTAATFAGHPEFGNFTDAGGIAAGLGKYVGRTAGVMFAIALIDAALIGASAVSLSTAYAIGDVFSARHSLHRKITDAKGFYAVYFGLIVIAAVIVLTPGSPLGLLTLAVQTLAGVLLPSATVFLLLLCNDKAVLGPWANTRWLNYFTGATIAVLVVLSVILTASVLFPDATNGQVILGILVGGGVVSLILALVITALSQNGSIKPQAELAAAPRIARDLWRMPPLDQLPPADLSLAAKTWMGVLRLYLVVAGGMVLYRIVMLAIKQA; this is encoded by the coding sequence ATGACCCAACATCTCAACCCGCCCAACGTGGCGCAAAGCGCTGTCCTCGACGATGCGCATGTCGGCCATATCCATGGTGCGTTCGGCACCATTCTTAAGGGTGACCAAGGACCCCGTACGAGCTGGAAGCACCGAGTCACGACGCTTCTCGCCATCATCGGACCTGGCCTCATCGTGATGGTCGGTGACAACGACGCCGGTGCTTTCGCGACCTATGGCCAAGCCGGCCAGAACTACGGCACGGCGCTGCTGTGGACGCTGACGCTTCTGATCCCGGTTCTTTACGTCAATCAAGAAATGGTGCTGCGCCTGGGTGCCGTGACCGGCGTCGGCCATGCCCGACTGATCTTCGAGCGGTTCGGCAAATTCTGGGGCGCCTTCAGCGTCATCGATCTGTTTTTGCTGAACGGCTTGACCATTGTGACCGAATTCATCGGCATCGCCCTGGCGCTCGGCTATCTCGGCATCGACAAGACGACGGGCGTCGTCATCTCCGCGGCGCTCGTCATGATCGCCGTCAGCACCGGCGATTTCCGACGTTTCGAGCGATTCGCAATGGCTCTCGTCTTCGCCAGCTTGCTGCTCGTGCCGCTCTATTTCATGGTTCATCCGCCGCTCGCTCAGGTCGCGCGCGATTTCGTCGTTCCGCAATTGCCGAAGGGCGGCAAGCTGAGCGACGTGATGCTGCTCATCATCGGCATCGTTGGGACGACTGTGGCGCCCTGGCAGCTTTTCTTTCAGCAAAGCTACGTCATCGACAAGCGCATCACGCCGCGTTTCATTCGCTATGAGCGGCTCGATTTGTGGATCGGCATAGCCCTGGTCATCATCGGCGGTGGCGCGATCATGGCCTTCACCGCAGCGACTTTCGCAGGTCATCCCGAGTTCGGCAATTTCACCGACGCGGGCGGTATTGCCGCAGGCCTCGGCAAATATGTCGGCAGAACCGCAGGCGTGATGTTCGCTATCGCGCTGATCGATGCCGCGCTGATCGGCGCTTCCGCGGTGTCCCTCTCCACGGCATATGCGATCGGCGACGTATTTTCGGCGCGTCATTCATTGCACCGCAAAATCACCGACGCGAAGGGCTTCTACGCGGTCTACTTCGGATTGATCGTGATCGCCGCGGTCATCGTCCTGACTCCCGGTTCACCGCTCGGGCTTTTGACCTTGGCCGTGCAGACTTTGGCCGGGGTTCTGCTGCCGAGCGCGACGGTGTTCCTGTTGCTGCTCTGTAATGACAAGGCAGTTCTGGGGCCGTGGGCGAATACACGTTGGCTCAACTATTTCACCGGCGCCACAATCGCCGTGCTGGTGGTCTTGTCGGTCATCCTCACCGCCTCGGTGCTGTTCCCCGATGCCACCAACGGACAGGTCATTCTCGGCATTCTCGTGGGAGGCGGTGTCGTTTCCCTGATCCTTGCGCTGGTGATCACGGCTTTGAGCCAAAACGGTTCGATCAAACCGCAAGCCGAGTTGGCGGCGGCGCCGCGGATAGCGCGCGATCTCTGGCGCATGCCGCCGCTGGACCAATTGCCGCCGGCGGACCTGTCGCTCGCCGCCAAGACCTGGATGGGTGTCCTGCGCCTCTATCTCGTCGTCGCCGGGGGAATGGTTCTGTACCGGATCGTCATGCTGGCGATCAAGCAAGCGTAA
- a CDS encoding MgtC/SapB family protein, whose translation MAIWTNVRVGGLIDISATLAVALALGTLIGAERQYRQRTAGLRTNALVAVGAAGFVGLGMSLNANVGATQVLAYVISGIGFLGAGVIMKEGTNVRGLNTAATLWCSAAVGAFSGAGYGAEAALLTLFVLAGNTFLRPLANLINRIPINERTTEATYQVHVTVDTENRDLIRDLLGEKLEAAHYPLRDVEVLDRGEEDVEFVATLAATSIDPVELDAVTHELEKADGVSYATWTSSAVG comes from the coding sequence ATGGCTATTTGGACGAATGTTCGCGTCGGCGGCTTGATCGACATTTCCGCCACCCTGGCTGTCGCGCTCGCGCTCGGGACTTTGATCGGCGCCGAACGGCAATATCGCCAGCGCACGGCCGGATTGCGCACCAATGCGCTTGTCGCGGTCGGCGCCGCTGGTTTCGTCGGTCTCGGCATGTCGCTCAATGCGAATGTCGGCGCGACACAGGTGCTGGCCTATGTCATTTCCGGCATCGGCTTTCTGGGCGCCGGCGTCATCATGAAGGAGGGGACCAATGTCCGCGGGCTCAACACGGCTGCGACGCTCTGGTGTTCAGCGGCTGTCGGCGCCTTCTCCGGTGCCGGTTATGGTGCCGAGGCGGCGCTGCTGACATTGTTCGTGCTTGCCGGCAATACATTTCTGCGGCCGCTTGCCAATCTCATCAATCGCATCCCAATCAACGAGCGCACGACCGAGGCGACCTATCAGGTACATGTGACGGTCGATACCGAAAACCGCGACCTGATCCGCGATCTCCTCGGCGAAAAGCTGGAAGCCGCCCATTATCCCTTGCGTGATGTGGAGGTGCTCGATCGCGGCGAAGAAGATGTCGAATTCGTCGCCACGCTTGCCGCCACGAGCATCGACCCGGTCGAGCTCGACGCCGTCACGCACGAGTTGGAAAAGGCCGATGGTGTTTCTTATGCGACTTGGACGTCGAGTGCCGTCGGCTGA
- a CDS encoding mismatch-specific DNA-glycosylase: MSDLDFAPPGSLPDLLRQDLDVIFIGINPSLYSVQQGHYFARRTNRFWPAFSRSTLSLAARRALGVETLLPEHDQLLPALGFGFTDAVKRASARATEVTPAEFVAGVEDLVAKLETFAPRIACFHGIMAYRPFFRALTGTKNEPSLGLQTLRIGRSQLFLAPNPSPANAHFTPADQTRFYDDLAVCLKGNMPDI, encoded by the coding sequence ATGAGTGACCTGGATTTTGCGCCGCCGGGGTCGCTTCCGGATCTTCTGCGGCAGGATCTGGACGTCATATTCATCGGCATCAATCCGTCGCTCTATTCGGTCCAGCAAGGGCATTATTTCGCGCGCCGTACCAATCGCTTCTGGCCGGCATTTTCGCGCTCGACTTTGAGTCTCGCGGCGCGTCGGGCGCTCGGTGTCGAAACGCTTCTGCCGGAGCATGATCAGCTTTTGCCGGCGCTTGGCTTTGGATTCACCGATGCGGTGAAGCGCGCCAGCGCGCGGGCGACCGAGGTGACCCCGGCCGAATTTGTCGCCGGCGTAGAAGACCTCGTCGCCAAGCTCGAAACATTTGCGCCGCGCATCGCCTGCTTCCACGGCATCATGGCCTATCGCCCGTTTTTCCGGGCGCTGACCGGGACAAAAAACGAGCCGTCTCTCGGCCTTCAGACCTTGCGGATCGGCCGGTCGCAGCTTTTCCTCGCGCCCAATCCGAGCCCGGCCAATGCGCATTTCACCCCGGCCGATCAGACGCGCTTTTATGATGATCTCGCCGTCTGTCTAAAGGGGAATATGCCGGACATCTAA
- the ettA gene encoding energy-dependent translational throttle protein EttA, whose amino-acid sequence MARQFIYHMQGLTKTYPGGKKVLDNVNLSFYPDAKIGVLGVNGAGKSTLLRIMAGIDKEYTGDGFIAEGAKVGYLPQEPPLDETLDVRGNVMLGVARKKAILDRYNELAMNYSDETADEMTRLQDEIEAQGLWDLDPQVDQAMDALGCPPDDWPVTKLSGGEKRRVALCRLLLEQPELLLLDEPTNHLDAETVNWLEGHLRTYPGAILIVTHDRYFLDNVTGWILELDRGRGIPYEGNYTRWLGQKQKRLAQEGREEEARMRQLAEEAEWIAASPKARQAKSKARIQRYEDLVAKQNDKAPTTAQIVIPVAERLGNNVINFDHLGKAFGDKLLIDDLSFKLPPGGIVGVIGPNGAGKTTLFKMIAGQEKPDSGTIEIGESVQLGYVDQSRDALDGKKNVWEEISGGNEIIYLGKREINSRAYTGAFNFKGSDQQKKVGQLSGGERNRVHLAKMLKSGANLLLLDEPTNDLDVDTLRALEDALTDFAGCAVVISHDRFFLDRIATHILAFEGDSHVEWFEGNFADYEEDKKRRLGVDSLTPHRMKYKKFSR is encoded by the coding sequence ATGGCGCGGCAATTCATCTATCATATGCAAGGTCTGACCAAGACCTATCCAGGCGGCAAGAAGGTCTTGGATAACGTCAATCTTTCTTTCTATCCCGACGCCAAGATCGGCGTGCTGGGCGTCAACGGCGCCGGCAAATCGACGCTTTTGCGAATCATGGCCGGGATCGACAAGGAATATACCGGCGACGGCTTCATCGCCGAGGGTGCCAAGGTCGGCTATCTGCCGCAGGAGCCGCCGCTCGATGAAACCCTCGACGTGCGCGGCAATGTCATGCTGGGCGTCGCCAGGAAGAAAGCGATCCTCGACCGCTATAATGAGCTCGCGATGAATTATTCCGACGAGACAGCGGATGAAATGACTCGGCTGCAGGACGAGATAGAGGCGCAAGGCCTCTGGGATCTCGATCCGCAGGTCGACCAGGCGATGGACGCGCTCGGTTGCCCCCCCGACGATTGGCCAGTGACCAAGCTGTCGGGCGGCGAAAAACGCCGCGTGGCACTCTGCCGTCTCCTCCTCGAACAGCCGGAGCTTTTGCTGCTCGACGAACCGACGAACCATCTCGACGCCGAGACGGTGAATTGGCTCGAAGGCCATCTACGAACCTATCCGGGCGCCATTCTCATCGTTACCCACGATCGCTACTTCCTCGACAATGTGACGGGCTGGATTCTCGAGCTCGATCGCGGCCGCGGCATCCCCTATGAAGGCAATTATACGCGCTGGCTCGGCCAGAAGCAGAAACGCCTGGCGCAGGAAGGCCGCGAGGAAGAAGCGCGGATGCGCCAACTCGCCGAGGAGGCCGAATGGATCGCCGCCAGCCCCAAGGCACGGCAGGCGAAATCCAAGGCCCGCATCCAGCGTTATGAAGATCTCGTCGCAAAGCAAAACGATAAGGCCCCGACGACGGCGCAGATCGTCATTCCTGTCGCCGAACGGCTCGGCAACAACGTCATCAATTTCGATCATCTCGGCAAGGCTTTCGGCGACAAGCTCCTGATCGACGATCTGTCGTTCAAGCTGCCGCCGGGCGGGATCGTCGGCGTCATCGGTCCGAACGGCGCCGGCAAGACCACGTTGTTCAAGATGATCGCCGGCCAGGAAAAGCCCGATAGCGGCACGATCGAAATCGGCGAATCCGTGCAGCTCGGCTATGTTGACCAATCGCGCGACGCGCTCGACGGCAAAAAGAACGTCTGGGAAGAAATCTCCGGCGGAAATGAGATCATTTATCTCGGCAAGCGCGAGATCAATTCGCGCGCTTACACCGGCGCTTTCAATTTCAAAGGCTCCGATCAGCAAAAGAAAGTCGGGCAATTATCCGGCGGTGAACGCAACCGCGTGCATCTCGCCAAAATGCTCAAATCCGGCGCCAATCTTCTGCTGCTCGACGAGCCGACCAATGATCTCGATGTCGACACTTTGCGCGCACTCGAAGATGCGCTGACGGATTTCGCCGGCTGCGCCGTCGTGATCTCGCATGACCGCTTCTTCCTCGATCGCATCGCGACCCACATACTCGCCTTCGAAGGCGACAGCCATGTCGAATGGTTCGAGGGCAATTTCGCCGACTACGAAGAGGACAAAAAACGCCGGCTCGGCGTCGACAGCCTCACGCCGCATCGAATGAAATATAAGAAATTTTCGCGCTAG
- a CDS encoding P-loop NTPase fold protein: MDGLETKGNVGEGGMRDFAGGRRPEPIAPSLSPGGAGNGNRNESGTARPAKKSKIFAADLPHGDDVLGLTAALQPLAELAVHCDTEAPLTIGLLGGPGSGKSFALAKLVAQIEALSTIEPGSAEATFLNPIASLKIDALELSGELPAVALAGALYDELAGAFPDLAREAAHAVRDPLVVAREAAEQLDIGRRRLDTERQNLAEIESRRARLTETILFEQPGSQIDAYARANRAKIESRLEGFGITGDAIQNYKSMLRDIAESGGASARAGAALRSFWAFKGQTRLLVTAVILILVGLGCDAASTHQTAWLAWLRGANQAFAPSAAWLAANVAWLEVVKQFAFVGAGLAIAANLWRGGRFMRPFFRGIRLLEAEVAARRRDLDGLYAHQMRRVDALAADVELIGRRAAEADRRAASAGTLGADHHVEPSPFANLTPKSQAERFFGAISGAIQRGWRGGTPVTATALPRRILVALDNVDCLPQPKASELLGAARRAFDHAGFVTLIAADPARLTAAMPADSSQDRRAALEKWVQVPFRIGAGLDDGRYAALVDHALGRSETIQTEAVRPRSQLGTLDWSISAEESNLLTALAPLAGQSPRAVKRFVNLYRIARAQAPADKAILGFMLALDQGGSSAEIATVEKALATGEPDSAFVIEQGNPRLDLALARVWANQHVTAGAARRAAAIAQGFSLRG; this comes from the coding sequence ATGGATGGTCTCGAAACGAAGGGCAATGTGGGCGAGGGCGGAATGCGCGATTTTGCCGGCGGTCGGAGGCCGGAACCGATCGCTCCGAGCCTTTCCCCGGGCGGTGCCGGAAACGGAAATCGGAACGAGAGCGGGACCGCGCGGCCGGCAAAAAAGAGCAAGATCTTTGCCGCCGATCTGCCGCATGGCGACGATGTCCTGGGGCTTACGGCCGCGCTTCAGCCTTTGGCGGAATTGGCCGTTCATTGCGACACAGAGGCTCCCTTGACGATCGGTCTCCTGGGTGGACCGGGGTCCGGCAAGAGCTTCGCGCTGGCTAAGCTCGTGGCCCAAATTGAGGCTCTGAGCACCATCGAGCCGGGATCTGCCGAAGCAACCTTCCTGAACCCGATCGCGAGTTTGAAGATCGACGCGCTCGAATTGTCGGGCGAACTGCCCGCTGTGGCTCTGGCGGGCGCCCTTTATGACGAACTCGCGGGCGCTTTTCCGGACTTGGCACGCGAGGCGGCGCATGCGGTCCGCGATCCGCTGGTCGTGGCGCGCGAGGCGGCCGAACAACTCGACATCGGCCGTCGCCGGCTCGATACGGAGCGGCAAAATCTGGCTGAAATCGAATCGCGCCGGGCCCGCTTGACCGAGACGATCCTGTTCGAACAGCCCGGCTCGCAGATCGACGCCTATGCCCGTGCGAACCGTGCCAAGATCGAGAGCCGGCTCGAAGGCTTCGGCATTACCGGCGATGCCATTCAAAACTATAAATCCATGCTCCGCGACATCGCCGAATCGGGTGGCGCCTCGGCGCGGGCAGGCGCCGCGCTGCGGAGTTTTTGGGCCTTCAAGGGCCAGACTCGGCTTCTCGTCACCGCAGTCATCCTTATTTTGGTCGGGCTCGGATGCGATGCCGCCAGTACGCACCAGACGGCTTGGCTCGCCTGGTTACGCGGTGCCAACCAGGCTTTCGCGCCGAGCGCGGCTTGGCTTGCGGCCAATGTCGCTTGGCTCGAAGTCGTCAAGCAGTTCGCTTTCGTCGGGGCGGGGCTCGCCATCGCCGCCAATCTCTGGCGCGGCGGGCGATTCATGCGGCCATTTTTTCGGGGCATCAGATTGCTCGAGGCGGAAGTCGCGGCAAGGCGGCGGGATCTCGATGGGCTTTATGCGCATCAGATGCGCCGCGTCGATGCGCTTGCCGCCGACGTGGAACTCATTGGCCGGCGTGCCGCCGAGGCTGATCGGCGCGCCGCGAGCGCGGGCACGTTGGGTGCGGATCATCATGTCGAGCCTTCGCCTTTCGCGAATTTGACTCCAAAATCTCAAGCGGAACGCTTTTTCGGGGCGATCAGTGGCGCGATCCAGCGCGGCTGGCGTGGCGGCACACCGGTCACCGCTACAGCGCTGCCGCGCCGCATTCTCGTCGCGCTCGACAATGTCGATTGTCTGCCGCAGCCGAAGGCATCCGAGCTTCTCGGCGCCGCACGGCGGGCTTTTGACCATGCCGGCTTTGTCACTTTGATCGCCGCCGACCCGGCTCGGCTCACGGCTGCGATGCCGGCTGATTCAAGCCAGGACCGTAGGGCGGCGCTTGAAAAATGGGTTCAAGTTCCGTTTCGGATCGGGGCTGGACTCGACGATGGGCGCTACGCCGCGCTGGTCGATCACGCGCTCGGCCGTTCGGAGACGATACAAACCGAGGCCGTGCGCCCGCGCTCACAGCTTGGCACTTTGGACTGGTCCATCTCGGCGGAAGAGTCGAACCTGCTGACGGCGCTGGCGCCGCTCGCCGGCCAATCGCCCCGTGCCGTCAAACGTTTCGTCAATCTCTACCGCATCGCCCGTGCGCAGGCGCCGGCGGATAAAGCCATTCTCGGATTCATGCTGGCACTCGATCAAGGCGGTAGCTCAGCCGAGATCGCGACGGTCGAGAAGGCGCTGGCGACGGGCGAGCCGGATTCGGCATTCGTGATCGAACAGGGCAACCCACGGCTCGACTTGGCTCTGGCCCGGGTTTGGGCGAACCAGCATGTCACGGCCGGTGCGGCACGGCGGGCCGCCGCCATTGCGCAAGGCTTTTCGTTGCGGGGCTGA